The DNA window GTGATATAACCGTTGTCTCTTAATATTTCTGACAAAAACCTAATTTTTCGTTTATAGAACTCCTGAATCATAGAATTTGTAACTTTTGAGCCATGATTTCTTATACCGTGAGATATTGGATATTTACCCGAAAGTATTGTGGTAACTGAAGGATCTGTAGCATTAGCACAACTAAAAGCATTTTCGAATAAAACACCTTCATTGACCAACTTATCTATGTTGGGGCTGGTCTTTTTTGTGTAACCATAACAGCCTAAATGGTCTGCTCTAAGAGCATCTATTATTATCATGACAACATTACTTTTTATCATTAACATCACCTATTGTTTTATAGCCTCAGTATTTTTAAACAAATAAAATTCCAATTCCATATCCCCCGTGATTCCAATCTTTGACGATCTCTTGGTATTTGTATCTTTCTCTTATTTCTTGCCAGAATTTTGGAACTCCTCCGACATTATCTTCTGGGCCAGGAACTATATCATGAAAAGCAACTATGCCACCTTTTCTAACAATGGGCGAATACATTTCAAAATCTTTTTTAACACCTTCATAAGTGTGATCTCCATCGATAAATAGAAATTCTATCTTTCGTCCATTAAGAATTCTACTAACAGTATCTAAAGTTTTTGGATCGTGAGAATCAGCTCTTATCAAGTGGATTTTTTGGTCTGGCAAAGCAAACGCTTTATAGAGTGGGACTTTCCAGTCAGGATAACCACCCCCGAATTTTCCGCCTGGTAAGTCTATACTTATGATCGTTGCATCTCTTGCAACTACTCGCGTGAACAAGAATAACGTTCCACCGTTTGCTGTTCCTATTTCTAGGATAACCTTGGGTTTTCTATCTGATAACAGTTTCAGAAGTTCTGTTATCTCCTCTTTAACCTGCATAGGTCTGATTAAACCGGATAACCAGCTAAACGAAAAATCTACAAGTTCTTCAATCGAATTAAATTTGATTCCTTTAATTTTTCGTATAGCATAAGGTATGATAAGTCTATGATACTTCTCTCTGAGATTCAACTTGAATTTTACGAAATCCCAGCTTTTCCTTGCGAGTGCTGAAAGTCCTTCATTTTTTGCTATTTCTACTGCTCTATCGATCGACATCTATCATCAACCTCGATATTGCATTCTTTAAACAATTGGCAATATGCCTCTTCCATTTTAAGTTGATATTTTTCACTTACTAATGCCAAACTGCACAACCATATATAGTATCCTCCAACATTGTTTCTTCCCAATCTTTTACCGACCCATGATTTACATCCATAATACGACCACATAGCACTCGTAAACAGTTTTTGTCTTTGATTTCCATGTCTTGCTAGAGTTAACGTCCAATTTCTATATCCCAATACATCCCACAATTTTTTTAATGGCGTGTTTTCGCTCCTATTGTTATGTTTACTTAAACTGTAACCTCTCCAATGATACGCTATCGCTGATGGAACAAATTTAGCTTTCCAGCCATGCTTGTAAGCTCTCCAAGAAAGTTCAACATCTTCACCCATAGACCATAGTTTTTCCCAAAATAAACCAACTCTCTTAAGCATATGAACTCTATATAGGACAGCACATGCACAACAACCAATTACGTCAGATAGTTCATCATATTGCCCTTCATCACACTCATTTTGACCTCTGTCGATTACGTACCCTAACCCGTATGTCCAAGAATACTTATCTCCATATCGGAAGATTAAACCTGTTGTATCAAGGATTTTATCATTCCAAGCTTTGTAAACTTTTGGTTGTACCATTCCTAATTTATCGTACCTTTCCATTTCTTTAACAAGTTCATATATGCAATCTTCTTCAACCCAAGCGTC is part of the Ferroglobus placidus DSM 10642 genome and encodes:
- a CDS encoding class I SAM-dependent methyltransferase; amino-acid sequence: MSIDRAVEIAKNEGLSALARKSWDFVKFKLNLREKYHRLIIPYAIRKIKGIKFNSIEELVDFSFSWLSGLIRPMQVKEEITELLKLLSDRKPKVILEIGTANGGTLFLFTRVVARDATIISIDLPGGKFGGGYPDWKVPLYKAFALPDQKIHLIRADSHDPKTLDTVSRILNGRKIEFLFIDGDHTYEGVKKDFEMYSPIVRKGGIVAFHDIVPGPEDNVGGVPKFWQEIRERYKYQEIVKDWNHGGYGIGILFV
- a CDS encoding glycosyltransferase — translated: MQNRKILGIVITYKETKMAEKAIRSLVNADVDVSLVFNGWSENYSSWISKNESHIDFKFLNNSNIGFCRGNNQAMKLAINKRYDYVFLLNNDAWVEEDCIYELVKEMERYDKLGMVQPKVYKAWNDKILDTTGLIFRYGDKYSWTYGLGYVIDRGQNECDEGQYDELSDVIGCCACAVLYRVHMLKRVGLFWEKLWSMGEDVELSWRAYKHGWKAKFVPSAIAYHWRGYSLSKHNNRSENTPLKKLWDVLGYRNWTLTLARHGNQRQKLFTSAMWSYYGCKSWVGKRLGRNNVGGYYIWLCSLALVSEKYQLKMEEAYCQLFKECNIEVDDRCRSIEQ